The region GACCATCTTCAGAATGTTCTGAGGAAACCCTAAATATCTCAGATCCGTATTCTATTTCCACACAACTAAACTCATGAAATAAGTTTGGTTCTATATTAGAAACATCAAAAGAAAAGTCTATGGTGTCATTCTCAATATCAACTATACGTATTATTCCTGCCGTTTTGCTCCTTGTTGTATAACTGGTAGAGACGAGTAAACCTCGTAATACACCTGTAGAATCAGAATAATCAAACTGGGTGAATTCACAGTTCGGTAAGGAATCATCGTTTTTAGTTGATGATTTCTCAATGCGCTCGTTGGAATCTTTATTACTTGTTACCGACTCATTTTTTATATATTGACTCTCTTTTGTTGCATTGCATGAGAAAACAACTGTAATAACTAATACTTGTATATATAGTGTTGTCTTTTTAAACATCTACACCTCTTTTTGTAAAAGTAATATAAGCTTCTCACCATTAATTTCAGTTAAGTTTTTACAGAAAAATCGATCATCCAAATATTTGCTACGATCAAATTCTCTGACATCTACATGAACCCAAGTTGTTGCCCCCATTTCGACCGACTCAAGAGAAAACCTGTCCTTACTTGCAGGCATAATCCAATCAATCGTAGCATTAAGAACTTCACTTTTTTGGCAAATTGTCCGTACTTGTTCTGCCACAATTTGTCTATCTGCACTACTCTGTTGATCTCTATTTATCCATTGTCCGTTAATTTGGTTCCGATAAATGATATCTACAGCTTTACCTCTATGGTTTACTGTTGATCCATAACAACGGTATCCTGAGCTAAACCCAAATCTCTCAATTTTTTCATCTTCTTGCCATAAGTGATAATCCAGACCACGAATAGCCCAAAGTAGAGATCTATGAATTCCCGGATACTCATACCTGTGAAACGCTTCCGCAGTAGATGCCTGCGAAAATTCATTTTTGAATTTTCCATTTCCAAAACCTGCACATTTAACAGATATGTCACTCCTTGACTCACACTTACACTTTAATTGCCGAAACATATCCTCATCTATCACATATTCTTCCCCGAATTCATCAATAGCCTCGGCTACAGCCATATCCACTATGCCCTTAGGATTACCTCGTTTCATATAGAGCTTCTCGAAATTTTTAACTTTTGTCTCTGTCAGATCATCAAAAACATCCGATGGTACACCACCCCCAAAACCAGCCAACCGTATATTTATCTCCTCAACTATCTTTCCTGTATCACCCTTCTTATAACTTTTCGCATAATTCACCCGCATCTTCAACCTTCCACCGATCTCCACTCTCTTTACAAAATTCTTTTTAAACACCTCCATGTCAGTGAAATCGGTCTCACTGTCAAAGATATGAATATTCCCGCCGGTATTTCTGCTTTCGTTTCCAAGTACACACAAATTGGTTCTGCCCTGATTTTTGGTTTCGGGGTCGTGCTCAAGCCATAAGCGGTACCTGCCCCAACGTTTTACTCCTCCTGGCCATGTTCCGCCAAATGTGCCTCGCCAAAAACCGAGGTCATCTATGCACTGAAGATTATCCCGCTTTAACCACCATATACCTTCGGGAATGGGACCTTCATTTACTTCGTCCTGACCGAGAGGAGGCTGCAGATCGGGAGTATTGGTGAAATGTCCCAATTAAAACCTGATTAGATAAGTGTTTTAGTTTATATACTCTCAGTAGTCTGGATGTGGATCAGGACAGGGAATTCTTTCTCCGCTGGGTGAATGGCAAACCGAGGGGAATTCACACGGATACTCTTCACCACAACGATCATAGCACTTGTGTATTATAATTTCACCTTTTTCGTAGACTCTTATCTCCATTGTGGTTCCGTCAGAGTAACGATTTATAACAGTATCTACCGGAACACCATCTGCATAATTCGCTTCATGTGTAATCACACCATCGTGGTTTTTTGTTATTTGCTTCCCATGGACCCTACCATTTCGATTATTTTCAATCTTTATGTAATCCCAGGATTTTGAATACCACACAGAATCTCTCAATCCTTTTGTGAAAAACGATTGATTATACCAAGTGCTATCCCCAGGAAAAAAAACTTTCAAGCCATCAATTTTGTTGGTATCATTCTTATACACCATGTAAAACTCACGAATAAAAAGGTCCATTTCTGTTGGCCACATGGTTTTTAATTGCTTTTTTCCAGAACTTGTATCATTTCTATGGCTTTTGAGAATACTTTCAAATCTCTCTTCCTTAGAATGATATTTAATCCTAAGGTTCTCATTATTAATGTCAATACCCCACCTATCTTGGAGATATTTACCAAAATCGAATTGTTCTTGCTTATTGGCCTCTGTGCACGATACAAATAGTAGTAAAGACCACAATACCAATATTAAAAAAGTATAATTTTTAATCATTTTCTTCTCCTCAGATTGGTCGTTTATGTTGCGAATTACACTCATCTCTTTTTATACAACTACTGCAATATGAGAGATCGAGATTTTCTTGATCTTCTCTAATACGTGCCCCCGATTCCCAAAAATCAAAATGAAAATGATGGTGGTGTCCTTCATATTGAACAACGAAAAGGCTTGGCGTATATTCTGAATATTCATTGCATGTAACAGTCACATGGGGGCACTGTGTCATTATTCTTCCAAAGCCTAATTCGCGGGCTTTCCGTGCAAACCGCACAGAGCTGTCTTTACAATAATGCCTGTTTTCAACACTGGCCCTCTGCATGGAACCAACTTTAGCAGACCTTATATCCACACCATATCCATCCTGATGACTGCTATGAGGTGGCATCCTTCCGCCTGTAAATAGTGATATGTTTCCGATCTCAATTACATCATTTTCCGACTTCCACTCTTCTGCTAATTTTATCAGCGCGTCGATATGCTCTTTCGCCCCCCATATATCATTATGGTATACATCAGATAATACACCTGTGCTGGTATCACATACATTGCCATATCTTTTGTAACAATGGCTCTTTGAAGGCGGTAGCTGATAGAAACGTTGAGGCCTTTCCGGTTTATTAATTGCTGATCCGCAAAAGGCCCGGGCTGCAATTGTACTTATATCAACAGGAACTCCGGGCCTTTCAAAGTCTTTGTCAGCCAAACACTCTTTAATTGCATCCGCAGTTTTAGCATCAATTATTCCATTAGCATCCAAACCATACTTAGCCATGTGCTCAAATTGAAATGTTTTAAGTCCGCTATAAACACCTTTATCGAACACTCCACTGTATATCATTGGTGCGCCAATTGCCGGAACATCTTTTCCTTCTGTTATCCAGTAGCCAAGAGTGAACAGATCTTTCTGCAGTTCTTCTACAAAAGCACCTTGCTCATCTCTGATTTCACCGCCCCATTTTTTCTCTGTGTCACTATCACCATCTCTAAGGTCATATTTCCCATAAGCCGGCTGAGAATAATTCACCCGCATCTTCAACCTTCCACCGCTCTCCACTCTCTTTACAAAATTCTTCTTAAACACCTCCATGTCGGTGAAGTCGGTCTCACTATCAAAGATGTGAATATTGCCGCCGGTATTTCTGCTTTCGTTTCCAAGTACACACAAATTGGTTCTGCCCTGATTTTGGGTGCTGGGGTCGTGCTCCAGCCATAAGCGGTGTTTGGTCTTCTCTTTATATATTTGATTCATATTAATGCACTATGAATGATTAACCTTAAGCCACCAGATGTACTCGGGGAAAGGATCTTCTCTTATTTCTGCGGTTCCAAACATCCCAGTATAGTATAACTGTTTGGGTTTATGATACAGATGTTATTGAATAAGTTCCAATTCGGTAGCGTTTTTAAATTCAAAATTATATTTATTATCTTTTTCATCATCCAGAAAGGTAGTGATTTCCATTGAGCCTTCTTTAATTTTTACTTCAATGTTTTTTTCTTTTAACCCTTCATCCTCAACGTTAGGTTGATATATTGTAAAATCCCCCAACCCATACAATCGGCCATTCTGGTACCTATAAATGAAGAAAATAGAACTATAATAATCATCTAATTCTATCAAAAAAACCTTAGATTTCATGCACCTAAAGTACCAAAAATCCAATTCACCTATACCAGGCAGAGTTCCAATTTCAAAAGTTTTATTTAAGGAAGTTGATATTGTTGTAAAATTTAGAAATGTTATATTATCTCTATGCTTAATAGTATCTTTAAACCCTATTACTATATCAGAGTAATAAAATATTTCACCTTTATCACTTCGTTTTTCGTATTCCTTCTTATAACACTCATTATAATTTTTTTGTTTTTTTACTATAGTATCTTTGACATAATTATTCGTATCATTTATTTCTAAAAAAGACTGTTTTTCACCTACCTGACTACATATAATTGATGGCAGTGTTATCACCAATATCAAACAATAA is a window of Chitinispirillales bacterium ANBcel5 DNA encoding:
- a CDS encoding peptidoglycan-binding domain-containing protein, which produces MNQIYKEKTKHRLWLEHDPSTQNQGRTNLCVLGNESRNTGGNIHIFDSETDFTDMEVFKKNFVKRVESGGRLKMRVNYSQPAYGKYDLRDGDSDTEKKWGGEIRDEQGAFVEELQKDLFTLGYWITEGKDVPAIGAPMIYSGVFDKGVYSGLKTFQFEHMAKYGLDANGIIDAKTADAIKECLADKDFERPGVPVDISTIAARAFCGSAINKPERPQRFYQLPPSKSHCYKRYGNVCDTSTGVLSDVYHNDIWGAKEHIDALIKLAEEWKSENDVIEIGNISLFTGGRMPPHSSHQDGYGVDIRSAKVGSMQRASVENRHYCKDSSVRFARKARELGFGRIMTQCPHVTVTCNEYSEYTPSLFVVQYEGHHHHFHFDFWESGARIREDQENLDLSYCSSCIKRDECNSQHKRPI
- a CDS encoding peptidoglycan-binding domain-containing protein, whose product is MGHFTNTPDLQPPLGQDEVNEGPIPEGIWWLKRDNLQCIDDLGFWRGTFGGTWPGGVKRWGRYRLWLEHDPETKNQGRTNLCVLGNESRNTGGNIHIFDSETDFTDMEVFKKNFVKRVEIGGRLKMRVNYAKSYKKGDTGKIVEEINIRLAGFGGGVPSDVFDDLTETKVKNFEKLYMKRGNPKGIVDMAVAEAIDEFGEEYVIDEDMFRQLKCKCESRSDISVKCAGFGNGKFKNEFSQASTAEAFHRYEYPGIHRSLLWAIRGLDYHLWQEDEKIERFGFSSGYRCYGSTVNHRGKAVDIIYRNQINGQWINRDQQSSADRQIVAEQVRTICQKSEVLNATIDWIMPASKDRFSLESVEMGATTWVHVDVREFDRSKYLDDRFFCKNLTEINGEKLILLLQKEV